The nucleotide window TTTATATTCATATTCAGACCGCTTGAACCCCCCTCTCGCCCCGTTTTCCCCCACTGCATTCAACAAAATTTTTATTTTGTTGAATGTTTGGTCAATCCGTCAATAGACCTCCCTGGCAAAATGTTGTATGATAATTGTAAAAATGACATCACTTACTGCAAATGAGGAACTCAAATGGACGACAGATTGACGGCCCCCGCCGTGATCCGTGACTTTCTGACGTATCACGAAACGATTAAAGGCCACTCCAAAAAAACGGCTGACGAGTATTATCTTGACCTCCGAACCTTTTTCCGGTTTTTAAAGCGGCACAGACGCTTAGTACCGAAAGACACAGCGTTTGACGATATTTCGATTCAGGACGTCGACCTCGCCGTCGTCCAATCGGTTGCACTTGCCGATATCTACGACTATCTGGCCTACCTTGCGCGCGAGCGCACAAAGGCAAGCCGCGGCGGCACGTCTAAGCCTGGCCTGTCCGCAACAACCCGTGCAAGAAAAATCGCGGCGCTCCGCTCTTTTTTCAATTTCCTATCCGTCAAAACGAAGCAGCTTGATAAAAACCCTGTAGCCGACCTTGACTCTCCGAAGACAACTAAAACGCTGCCGCGATACCTAACGCTTGAGGAAAGCACGCGCCTATTAACGTCCGTCACCGGTGCAAACCGATCGCGCGACTACTGCATTCTGACGCTTTTTTTAAACTGTGGCCTGCGTATTTCCGAACTGGCGGGCCTTAACCTCGGCGACGTGCGACCCGACTCGCTGCGTGTGCTCGGCAAAGGCAGCAAAGAGCGCATCGTTTACTTAAACGATGCATGCTGTGAGGCGCTCAACAGCTATTTGGCGGTCCGAATGGATATAAAACCTGTTGACCGCCGCGCGCTTTTCCTCTCGTCACGGCGGAACCGCGTCTCGACGGCCACGGTTCACCATCTCGTCAAAACGCACCTGGCGGCGGCCGGTCTTGACGCCGACAAATACTCCTCGCACAAGCTGCGCCACACGGCGGCAACGCTGATGCTGCGAAACGGCGTTGACGTCCGAACGCTTCAGGAGCTGCTCGGCCACGAACATTTGAACACGACACAGATTTACACGCACGTCGAAAGTGACAGCCTGCGCGAGGCTGCGCTGCGCTCTCCCCTCGCCTCCTTAAAGACCCCGAAAAACATGGTTGGCAGCGAAAAAGACGAGTAGTGCTATTTGTACAAATTATAAGCCTCTCTATTGTCGTTTGTGACAACAGAGAGGCTTGGTTTTTATTTATCTTTTTACCGCTGTTTTGGAATGATGAGCAGCTGACCGGCGCCCATGTTTTCTTCACTGTCCATCTCGTTTGCCGCCAGAATCAGTTTTGAGGAGGAATGGTGCTTCTTGGCAATGTCCCACAGAGACTCGCCGTTTGCGGTGCGCGTCACGATTAGTGACGGCTCTTTAGAGCGGTCAAGCGGCATCGTCTCATCGTATGACAGGGCGTCAATCGTTTTAAACGGCACAGCTGTCGTTGCCGTTATCGTCATGTCGACAGGAATGCGCAGCTCTATGGCGTTGCCGACAGGGACACCGTAGACGTCCTTCCCGCAGACGGCATTGGCGGTTGAATGCGCGTTCTCCATGGGTTCTGATGCCGCCGTGACATCAAACTGGCGCATGGCGGACAACACGCGTCCGTCGTCGCTGATATACAGGACACAGACATTCAATGGGCATGACATCTCGCCGGAACCTGCTGCCAGTGTGACGGCGCCCGGGTGAACATTGAGTGCCAGAACGCGCGAAACGGCACTCGGCGTCTCGAGAACACCGTGAAAAACCGCCGGGACCTTTGTCTGGCTTCTGTTTTCAAACTGCGCGTCTGTCGTCGTCATATCCAGCGGATACTTGGTGCTGTACAGATCTTTAATATACGACAGTCTCTTTTTTTCAGACGTGACGCATTGCGCGACGGCATGGATCTCCATGATCAGATTGCGCCCGTCCGGGTTGTGCGGCGACATCTCACTGTCGAAATAGGCGTTGGTCGGCATGAGAATGATGTGAAAATCATCGTCCTGCCCGGCGTTGTCAAGCTCCATGATCTGAGAAAATTCTGTTGAAAAGTCGGCCTTGGCGGGCTCTCCGCCGCCCTCCGGCAGATAGAGAAGCATAACGGCGGCGCTGCCACGCAAAATGAGCTTGCTGCCGACCATTTTTGTCTCTTCCGGCGATAGCATGATGCGGTATTTGAGCATCTCCCCAACGGGCGGATTCCCCGCCGGAACGGCGAGCTCGTCGGAGATGACAAACGTTTTTTCACGAACACCCGTCGTTGTTACAATATCACCGCTGTCTGTCAGCGCTTCGATGCCGGCCTCGCCGTTATCCTCGAGCCCGGCGGCAATCATCGCGTCATCGTCGTTAAAACAGGATACATCCGTCATCAGGTTTACGCGGACAATGATCTTGCGTGGGTTGACCATAGAGGCGTCGGCCGACGAGAGTACGGCATTTGCCGTCACACGCGTATTCGGTGAAATATCGCCGTTCGGGGCCGTGACGGTAAACGGCACCTCTGTATTGAGCTTGCGAAGACCGCTCTCACCCTCCGGGCAGTACAACACCGTCGCGTCGACGACACCGCAAATGACCGCCCTGCCGTTATCTGTTGATTTACTCCGCAGAAAAACAGTGCCGTCCGTGTCCACGATACGCAGAATGTCCGGCAGCGCGTCGGGGACGATCATCTCCATTGTTTCCTCGTTTGCCATGCTCGCATTGAGCACGCTTTTGACGTAATTTATCTTTTCCTTATTGAGAAAGATGTCCATCAATCGTCCTCTCCTTCAAAGAATTCTGCTTAAATATATTTGAAGGTCGGCCTTTTTATGACGGCTTGTTTAAAAGGAAAAGCCGCTTTAATGAAAAACGGCTTTTAAGAGCCCCCGGAGCAGCCTTGGCGCTCTGAAAACATAAATTCTCAATTTTTGACCTCCCCTCGCCTTTTCGTCAGCACCGGATGAGCATAATGCCGGCCAGTACAAGGGCTATGCCAAGAAAAAACCACCACAGTTCAAATGGGAGAATCAGTGCCAGAATGATAAGCACACCGGCTCCCGCTATGTATAGTCCAATTGTTCTACACGGCCACCGTCGCATAAACAAAACCGCCTTTCCGAGCACTGCCGATCCGTTAGGTATCGTTACAGTATACGTTCAAGGCGGGTTTCTGTGACGCGACATCATTTTTCCCAGTCGTTTTTCTGCTTTGCCAGCTCATAAAGACGCTCGTAACTCTCATGCCGCGAGGGATGAAGCAGCCCGTTTGCGACGGCCTCCAAAACCGCGCAGCCGGGCTCACTGACATGCGCACAGTCAGTAAAACGGCAGTGACCTAAATACGGCGCAAATTCCTGAAAGAGATATGGCAGCTGCTCTTCGTCATCAAGACGCATCATGTCGGTGTCAAACGCGGAGAAGCCCGGTGTGTCGGCGATCAGCGCGCCGTTTCGCAGTTTATAAAGCTCCACATGGCGCGTCGTATGGCGGCCGCGCCCCAGCTTTTGGCTGACGTCGCCGACTTGAAGGCCGAAGCTCGGCTCCAATGCGTTCAGAATGCTCGACTTGCCGACACCGGAATTGCCCGTGAACGCACAGACCTTCCCCGCTACGGCGTTAAAAAGCGCGTCAATGCCCTCACCAGTCGCGGCGCTTGTACGGATCGTTAAAAACCCCGCGCTGCTGTAGATGTCATATAGGCTGTCACCACGGGCAATATCGCACTTGTTGACAACGATGATGGCCTCGCAGTCATTCAAGGCGGCAATAGCCGTCATTCTGTCAACGAGATACGGATCAGTTACCGGGATGACGGCAGAGGTGATGATGACGAGCCTGTCAAGATTGGCAACCGGCGGACGGACAAACGTGTTGCGCCGCGGCAGAACATTTTCCAGAACGCCGGTACCGTCTCCGGCAGCGCTGTATTCGACGCAATCGCCGACAAGCGGCACGATCTGCTCCCGCCGGAAGCGGCCGCGCGCTTTGCAGACGCATGCTTCCTCACCGTCGGCCACGGTATAAAAACCGCTGAGTGCTTTGAGAATGACACCTTCCTTCATGCCGCTACGGTGAGGGCGACGTTGAAGGCGATATTGATGGTGACGGCGGCGGCGACGTTACAGTTGACGGACCCGTCGAAACCGTTAAAATAACCTGCGAATTTTTCGGCACCTGTGCGTCCTTTGGGATACTCTGGAATATTACGGTGTCTTTCGCCGTGTCGCTTGCCTGATATTGAATTTTCCATGTGAGACCATAGCTTTTCAGGCGCGACTCCGCCTGCGAAATCGGCAGACCCGTCACATCCGGCACCGTGACGGGTTCCGGCCCCGAACTGTAGATGATGAAGACGGTCATACCCTTCGTGAGCGCGTCGCCAGCCGCCGGCGTTGTTTTGATGACGTAATCCTTCGTAATGCTATCGTCTGATTGCGCCGTTGTCTTAACATCCAGGTCAAGCATCAAGCTGCTCAGAGCGCTTTGCGCCTGATAAATGTCCATATTCGACAGGTCCGGCATCGTCTGCTCCGGCTCCGGGCCGCGTGAAACGGTGAGATTGACGTCAATAAGGCTGCCGGGCTGCTTGTTATACTGGCGGTTCGGCTGCGGGTCCTGCGAGATGATGACGCCAGCCGGAATGCTCGCATCATAGACATCCGTTTTGCTAAAGTGATAAATTTGCGTATTCTCGGGATTGCCGACCACGTCGTCATACGTCAGCGTGACAAATTTCGGTACGGTGACGGTTGTTGCCTTCTGATTCCAGTTTGAAATAAAATACGTCGCAAGGAAGACAACGGCGGCGACGAGAAAGACCGATATCAAAATGATTGAGACGAGCGATGACGTTTTCATCGCGCGCTTGGCGCTCCGGCTGTATTCCGCGCGCGAGAGCTCCGGCGTCCGTACGACGGGACGGACAGGCTTTGGCAGAATGCTCTCCGCCTTGACAATGGCCGATGAGGGCACCTTGCGCGTCGGCTGCCCGGCCGCGTTTTTGTCCACAAACGAAAACTCAAGCGCCGGATTTTTGCGAAACTCTTCCAAATCGGCCAGGAGCTCTTCGGCCGTGGCGTAGCGGCGGTTTAAATCGGGCTCCATAGCGTGCATCGTAATGCTCTCTAAGCCAACGGGAATGTCGGGGTTTAATTCCCGCGGCATGAGCGGTATGGCGCTGATGTGCTGAATGGCAACCGAAACAGCAGAGTCGCCTTCAAACGGCAGATGGCTTGTGAGCATTTCATAGAGCACAACACCGACGGAATAAAGATCCGACCGGGCGTCCACATGGCTGCCCTTGGCCTGCTCCGGTGAGATATAGTGGACGGAGCCAAGCGCCTCCTGCGTCAGTGTATTTTGATTCGACTGCAACCGTGCGATGCCGAAATCGGCAACCTTGACGCTGCCGTCTTTCAAAATCATGATGTTGTGCGGCTTGATATCGCGGTGGATAATCCCGCGGGAATGGGCGTGGCCGAGCGCTTTTGTCACTTGCGTTGCAAAGTGGAGCGCTTCCTTCCAGTTGAGCTGCCCTTTGCGACTGATGTACTGTTTAAGCGTGATGCCCTCAATGAGCTCCATGACGATGTATTCAATAT belongs to Oscillospiraceae bacterium CM and includes:
- a CDS encoding tyrosine recombinase XerC; this translates as MDDRLTAPAVIRDFLTYHETIKGHSKKTADEYYLDLRTFFRFLKRHRRLVPKDTAFDDISIQDVDLAVVQSVALADIYDYLAYLARERTKASRGGTSKPGLSATTRARKIAALRSFFNFLSVKTKQLDKNPVADLDSPKTTKTLPRYLTLEESTRLLTSVTGANRSRDYCILTLFLNCGLRISELAGLNLGDVRPDSLRVLGKGSKERIVYLNDACCEALNSYLAVRMDIKPVDRRALFLSSRRNRVSTATVHHLVKTHLAAAGLDADKYSSHKLRHTAATLMLRNGVDVRTLQELLGHEHLNTTQIYTHVESDSLREAALRSPLASLKTPKNMVGSEKDE
- a CDS encoding DUF3794 domain-containing protein, which gives rise to MDIFLNKEKINYVKSVLNASMANEETMEMIVPDALPDILRIVDTDGTVFLRSKSTDNGRAVICGVVDATVLYCPEGESGLRKLNTEVPFTVTAPNGDISPNTRVTANAVLSSADASMVNPRKIIVRVNLMTDVSCFNDDDAMIAAGLEDNGEAGIEALTDSGDIVTTTGVREKTFVISDELAVPAGNPPVGEMLKYRIMLSPEETKMVGSKLILRGSAAVMLLYLPEGGGEPAKADFSTEFSQIMELDNAGQDDDFHIILMPTNAYFDSEMSPHNPDGRNLIMEIHAVAQCVTSEKKRLSYIKDLYSTKYPLDMTTTDAQFENRSQTKVPAVFHGVLETPSAVSRVLALNVHPGAVTLAAGSGEMSCPLNVCVLYISDDGRVLSAMRQFDVTAASEPMENAHSTANAVCGKDVYGVPVGNAIELRIPVDMTITATTAVPFKTIDALSYDETMPLDRSKEPSLIVTRTANGESLWDIAKKHHSSSKLILAANEMDSEENMGAGQLLIIPKQR
- the rsgA gene encoding ribosome small subunit-dependent GTPase A → MKEGVILKALSGFYTVADGEEACVCKARGRFRREQIVPLVGDCVEYSAAGDGTGVLENVLPRRNTFVRPPVANLDRLVIITSAVIPVTDPYLVDRMTAIAALNDCEAIIVVNKCDIARGDSLYDIYSSAGFLTIRTSAATGEGIDALFNAVAGKVCAFTGNSGVGKSSILNALEPSFGLQVGDVSQKLGRGRHTTRHVELYKLRNGALIADTPGFSAFDTDMMRLDDEEQLPYLFQEFAPYLGHCRFTDCAHVSEPGCAVLEAVANGLLHPSRHESYERLYELAKQKNDWEK
- the pknB gene encoding Stk1 family PASTA domain-containing Ser/Thr kinase, yielding MESTDRYIGQILDNRYEILEKIGTGGMAVVYKARCHRLNRLVAVKILKEELSDDADFRRRFHTESQAVAMLSHPNIVAVYDVSRSGNIEYIVMELIEGITLKQYISRKGQLNWKEALHFATQVTKALGHAHSRGIIHRDIKPHNIMILKDGSVKVADFGIARLQSNQNTLTQEALGSVHYISPEQAKGSHVDARSDLYSVGVVLYEMLTSHLPFEGDSAVSVAIQHISAIPLMPRELNPDIPVGLESITMHAMEPDLNRRYATAEELLADLEEFRKNPALEFSFVDKNAAGQPTRKVPSSAIVKAESILPKPVRPVVRTPELSRAEYSRSAKRAMKTSSLVSIILISVFLVAAVVFLATYFISNWNQKATTVTVPKFVTLTYDDVVGNPENTQIYHFSKTDVYDASIPAGVIISQDPQPNRQYNKQPGSLIDVNLTVSRGPEPEQTMPDLSNMDIYQAQSALSSLMLDLDVKTTAQSDDSITKDYVIKTTPAAGDALTKGMTVFIIYSSGPEPVTVPDVTGLPISQAESRLKSYGLTWKIQYQASDTAKDTVIFQSIPKDAQVPKNSQVILTVSTGPSTVTSPPPSPSISPSTSPSP